The Nerophis lumbriciformis linkage group LG09, RoL_Nlum_v2.1, whole genome shotgun sequence nucleotide sequence AACGAAGTGGAACGACAACGCAGATAGATACGCAATGTTAACACTGAATGCCAACATCAAGGCTAACTATCGTAGCTGTGAGTGTCAAGTTGACTAAGTTTTTGCAGAACAACACATGGCTGGGTGATGGCCATAGCAATGACTTGGAGGATCCATCCTCCAGGCTACCAGTAGGTACAATAATCTACaacagaacaaactaaaggccacGATATTGGTGTAAATACAAGTGTAAATATGGGTGTTATTTCACGTTTAGAGGGCTCTTATTAAAGTTACAAAATGTATTCAGAAGGTTGTAAGCGTTTTTTAATgctctatgaaaatatttgatttattagtaTTAATCCTGCTTCAAATCCCAATAAACTGCGttaaacgagggacgactgtataccAAAATGTATCCCGAGCAACTTATTTGCTTTACCTGGTGAGTCAACTGCCAGACACAGTCAATGAACTGAATGAAAACAGGTGAGCGATCTGCATCTGTGTGGTTCTTATCGCCATGGCCGAtacgctgaaaaaaaaaaaagagagttgGTGATTCCATAGAAAATGGGCTATCTTGATATTCAAAAGTAAGGGGGTAAAATAGAATACCAGCTGAAAGCGGTGGCCAAAGCTCAGCCATTCCTTCTCGAGCAACACCTGGAATCCACGAATGGTGCGGTAGTAACCGTCCAGCATGAGCATGGCCAATGAGGTCAGCTGTGCCGTTCGGTCCCAGCCGTCACTGCAGTGCACCACCACAGACGTTTTGCCGGATTCTACCTTGTCTGCAATACGCAGCGCTCCTGCGAGAATCAACTACTAACCCAAAACAGTGTCAATGCTCAAGAAATATATGTAGCAGGTTTCATTATTACTCGACTCACCTTGATGTGCTCAAGCCAGTGGGTGGACTCCAGATTGGAAAGCCAGTGAGAATCCTCAATGTTGGGGTAAACAATATCCTTCAGCTTGCGGAGTGACTCTCTCATTACATGGATGTTGTGAATATCCAAAAACACTAACTCAGCATTTTGATAAGCGTCCTCGCTTTCATACCCGCCACCTTTcatctaagtaacaaaaacatttgtttagTATGAGCGTGGACCTTTGGTTCCAACCTCCATGTTTACAATAGAGTAACCTTGTTAGCAGCAGCATTGACACTGGGCCTAGCATCAAAAATGAAGAGTTTATGTGACTGGGCATTGGCATCCATAATGGTTTGCAGGTATTTTTCATCCTCCTTGCTACGCTTGCCGTTTACTCCAACCATGGGCTGACTGCAGCGTGTAACGGTTGCCTGACTCTCTGGATGAATCCATGACAGCACCTACACACAGAGCATAAGTATATATGGGTGCAAGATGACCCCCAAAAATGGCCGAACCAAGAATGATGATAATTTACTTACAGGCATCCTTCCCTTTGCCCGGAAGGCCGCTACCCGCTTCAGTTCCTCATCAGGAATGTTGACGGGGACTACCAGAGTTGATGGATAGGTGTCGCACAGCTCGTAATGATCGTTTACTTTTGTAACCCTCCAACTTTCATTGGGAATTCCCTATCAGAGACACAAGTATACAACGTTATGAATGGTAAATTgattatacttgcatagcgcttttctaccttcaaggttctcaaagcgctttgacactatttctacattcacccattcatacacacattcacacactgatggtgggagctgctattcaaggccctaaccacgacccatcaggagcaagggtgaagtgtcttgcccaaagacacaacagatgtgactaggatggcagaagctgagaTAGAAtttggaactctcaagttgctggcacggccactctaccacccgAGCCACACCGTCCCAGTGTGGCGCTTACCAacatttacttcctttttttttttttttatctaattttTTCCATTTACCTATGTTGAGCCAATGCCCATACTTTACATTTAAACAATCTTGCAACCCCATAAAAATGTGAATATACAAAAATAATCATTATGTGCCTTCTGCCCTTTATTGGAAGGGCATTTAATTTCTTACAGCACACCTGGTCACAGTGGTTGGATATCACTGCTCTAATTGACCTTTTAACTAAACAGTGTGAACCACATCGATTAGAATTTCCAATGCCAAAATATGTAAAGGGAAGTTAAAAAGCCGATCCATACTGTACCACAGATTGCAGTCCTTCTGAGGTACCAAATGCTGTATTTTGGTACCTTAAAGACGGTGCTACAGTTGGCACATGAGCGTGGACATACTAATGTCTGTTGATAGATTAACAGAGAATTTGACAATTGTCTACCTCTTAACGAACCTGTTCTACTACCGTTatcatcagttataaaggtattcgaaaataacatgatttaatAATGCCTTCTGACATATCAggcccatttaatgatgacttcacatgaaattattacatatggcacctttaatgtTGGCATTTGTGAGAGTTACACCCTGTGACGCTCCAGCCCTCTCCACTGCTAATGTCGCGTGACTGAGACCTACTGGTGATTTTAGGTTActacatattcaaaatgacactGGCAAATATACAAACACTGTACCCTGTATTTGAAACATGAATAATGACTCTCTGTTTCTATAACAAATACAAGACATATAGCAATGTTTTAACTCGCTCTTAACATGAGTTGGTTTAAAGAAATAGGCTGTTTATTGAGCTTTAACCGGCTTAATGTGCCACACCTTCATTATTAGGCGTATATAAGGCATTTATTTTTAGCAGCTCCAGACATAATTGTTTTTTAGGGAAAATCATTTaaaattttgggttgccgaccccggtTTAGTGTCTCTCAACTTCTACTTTCTAAGAAGCAGTGTCCTACATCGTGACTTTTTTAAatatcagtttggaaaatgctgcttcccaaaaaaataactcacattttaacttttaagaatgtaaatacctcacaaattaaCGTTTAGCTTCGCTGGCTTCTCCTTTTCTGGGTGGTGGTAGCTAATCAAGTAGCTTCGGTGAGAAGCAGGTGCTTCCCCTCGGCCCGGTGCGACTTGACCGAGTCTGTTTTGGCTGGGAACTCTCGAGACAAACATGGCGCGCCAcagaggttatgttttcgccaggTTTGTTTGTctatttgttagcaacataacttaaAAGGTTATAgacagattttgaaaaaaaaattcttcttaTTTACTACGAAGTGGAACGCACTTTACTTTCTGCTTCCTCTTTCTCCTCCTTTTTTGGCACTCCACACCCCCACATTGTGGTCCCACGCTACgtagaggattctgggagatggaCTTTATTTTCAGACCCGCCAAAGCaaaagtgacaaaaaaaaaacctacactcATCAAGTTTTTATTAGATATCGTCGTGGCGTTATTGTGAAGATTTTGAAACCGCAATCCCGCGGTATCTACAATTCTGTTACATTCCTACTGCAAAGTCATACAATCAGGCTGTGGTGTTCCAAACAAAATTGTGAATGGCAGTAAGATGAATCAACGGCCAAAAGTAATCAGGATTAAATACCTGTCTTTTGTATTCAGAGACTGCGTCATACACCTTCCATCCATTCTCAGGAAACACTTGTCCATACTCAAAGGCAAATATTTTCTGTGGGTAGTGGGAGAGAAATGTATCAGCTGGTTGGTGGCGACAAGCAACAAGAGCCAGCATGGCAGATGTATGCCTCACTCACCAGCCCGTTGGAAACAGGAAACGCAAATTTCATCAACACCTCAAAAATTGACTTCCGGAGCGTGTCATCCATTTGTTTGTGAGCAAATCGCAAATTGCGCATATCCTGTGGAGACGCAGAGCAAGCAGGTCACGGTCATGCACAGGGCTCAACAGTAGAGAACAAACATAGGCTTCATATCTAGTACCTGGTATGTTATCATATTAGACAGGAAACCTGTTTGTAAGCCACGTTTACAAAAGGCAATCGATACTTTGCACCATCCAACACTTTGTTGTAATGTCATTTATATTCCTTGACTAGCCAACAACTCGCACACTACGTTCCGACTCACCTTACACACTAGTCCATAGGATACGTCACCGCGGCTTGACGCACTGCCAATCTTCTCAATACGACTCACAACCCCAAGAGGCAAATCCAACACAAAAGAGGGATCCtgtaaattgactgtgtgttaacataaaaaaatatatatttgtctaGAACTTTAGACAAGATCTCCTATGTGGTGGAACTGGAATACAAAGTTGTACCCTGTCCATGCATTTGAAGAACAGTCTGTAGTTGGTAACTGTGACAATTCCACGCAGTGCTCCAGTGAAAGGACAAAAATAGGTGACATCTTGGGCTGTAACATGAAATGAAAACCGTCTGAGACAAACCTGATAATTCCAAAACAAGTTTGCAACATACCCATATCTTGCACAGTCTCATTTGGAAGTAGCAGTGGTTCCCCTTTATCAGAATCTCTAAGAACCTATATTATGAAACATGAAAATCAGTCATGAAGAAGACATTTGTTTAGGTAACACACACATAATTTAGGGCCTGTATGAATATACCTTTGTATGAGTTTTGGTCTTTaccttaaaaaaagagaaaaaaggttGCATGTTAATCCTGAGTTCATTAATTTACTTGTTACTCGTTTTATACTATACTTACCCTGATCTCTGGGGAGAACTCTGCAGCCACAGAGTCAGAGGAAAGGGCAGAAGGGGGTTTAGACTGTGCCGAACGGTCAGAGCGAGAAGTGGAAGAGCTGTTGAGGGATAATATAGAATAAATATATGAACAACAGGCAAATACTTGAAGTATATTTTTTCCATCTGTCCATTAATTTTCTATCGTTTTCTTGTCCTCACTGGAGTCACCGCTAAGCTGGATCATATTTCTGTAGACTTCAGGCACCATTTAAGCACAGGGAACACAGAGCTTAAAAACAAACCGGTATTCACACTCAAAATCACACCTATTGACAATTTGCAGTTCCAAATTAACCTAACATGCATGTATGTTTTGGGGATGTGTGAAAAAGCCGGAATACCTGGGAAAAATCCACGAATGCACAAGGATAACATGCATGTGTGATAGATGGCAACTTGTTGACCTTGCAGAGCTGCCATCAATTATTGTGTGAGCTtaaaagaggtcagtatgaataAGCACTAAATGTATtttaccatcaatcaatcaatcaatgtttatttatatagccctaaatcacaagtgtctcaaagggctgcacaagccacaacgacatcctcggtacagagcccaccaTCCTTTGGtgagacaaaaaacaacaacttggcgGGTCAGATTTGGCAAAAAATACATCAATGATTGTACTActactagactagatctgaccaatctaaatctaaaactggatctggccaatttaagtgtatgagcatgaactgatgacgcctACTTGaacgagaggcgaaacgtcttccaagacaaaccaaacagtccagttacgatcgattgaatgccctgagaatttgTACGCTAAATTGTTTTGTCGAAAATGATTGTGCTTAACAGAATTTTTTCATACACTGTCTCGGTTATTATCGgataacatttttcttttttgcaaTCAAACTACAATTGATTtgtaaacaaaaataatgcatttgaaacaacaacaaaaatttgaAAATTAATAATGGATTTAGAATTTAAGAAAACgatttgcaaacaaaacaaatttttcaaccaaaatacttgttttgtttacaaattaattttatttctctttaacaaaaagttttgttcacgttttattttatgttttggtAGCGTATGCTTTATTGGTTATGAATCAACTTCAACCTTGTGGGCAGGGCCTCCTCCAATCAATATTATTGATTGGACATATTATTGGTCAGTCTGGAATGATGGCGTGTCAACTGAGGATTACATTTACCCTCACAAGATTAGGAGGGTATTTTTCCCTCCAATGGCTAGTATTACGAATCAAATTGAAGTTTACAGAATGTATTTGTTATACAAAGTCAATCACTGAAGATGTGTGATAATCTGTATTACAAAGATGTATAATAACCTAATTAGTCAAGTCAGGAATTTCCCACCTTGTCATGAGCGCATTTGCGTAAAAGGGGTGGCAGGGTTAGCAGCAGATGACCAACACAACAGAAATACACATTTATAGTTGCTAAATGCAGGAGTGAAGGCTATTGATCTGTCTGTCCCAAGATGTGGTCATGCAGCAACTCACTGTTTTTATGGGTcttcaatttattttatttgtattactatATCTGAGTTTGTGTATTTTATTGTGCTGTTTATGTCTGATGTTGGTGCTGTATTACTTTCCTGTTTTTTATGGACCTTGTTGTATACCATAAAACTGCTggggactacagatggaaattagcctttggctacaatctggcacatctACATTTTATacgttcattgatgtgcattgtcccatgtaacaaataaTGCACCACTAACAGTAATCTGGGAAGCACAGGGATAATAAagtagcaagtaaaaggtttcgcCCGAACCTGGTAAATACTTGCTTttagtttttctatttttcagTACTGTTTGAGCCGATCTCCCAAGACAGCCAATGAATGGTGATGTCACTGGGTGGTATAGTTTAAACTTGTTTCCCGTTACCAGGTAGCGCCAATGCATAAGTGATGTATCCCGCTAAAAGTTTGACCAACTTCTACTAATACATATCTCGACTTAGTCTGCAAATTTATACTGAATGAAGAGAAATCCTGCTTCATGACACATGCCCCTAATCTTCTGAGGGCAGAAATCATTAATATACACGCCATCATGGGAGATTGGCCAATAGTAAGGCTTACAACATATTGTTCAGGAGGATTGAAGCtgatttgtaacaaaaaaaaggtgcaacCAATACttaaagaaacaaaaacaaagctGAAGAAAATACAAGTGAAACTTGTTTttgatgagaaaaaaaaaagaatttgtaagcAAAACGAATATTTTGGTTGAAAAATCAGttttgtttgcaaaaaatgtttttaattctaaatccaaccaaaaaatgttttgtaaccaaagataATGCTTTGAAACCAAAacttaagtgaatgcaaacaAAACGTATTGTTTCATGAGAATTTTTtctattttggtaaaaaaaaatgtttttattacattatttttgtttgcaaaacttttttttatttgtaattttaaatttttgtttgcaaattttttttagatatttccaATCCATTACTATTGTTTGATtgcataaaaatacacatttctcTCCATAAATGTGTGCCTGAACAAATAATCCAACGCCTTGGTTACTCAGTCTTTGGCGAGGATCACACTGCAGGGTAAGGTccgattcttttctttttttttgtcaaatccgatct carries:
- the mtmr2 gene encoding phosphatidylinositol-3,5-bisphosphate 3-phosphatase MTMR2 gives rise to the protein MEKSGSIDSLGSKQSSSRQPSVESLASSSTSRSDRSAQSKPPSALSSDSVAAEFSPEIRVKTKTHTKVLRDSDKGEPLLLPNETVQDMAQDVTYFCPFTGALRGIVTVTNYRLFFKCMDRDPSFVLDLPLGVVSRIEKIGSASSRGDVSYGLVCKDMRNLRFAHKQMDDTLRKSIFEVLMKFAFPVSNGLKIFAFEYGQVFPENGWKVYDAVSEYKRQGIPNESWRVTKVNDHYELCDTYPSTLVVPVNIPDEELKRVAAFRAKGRMPVLSWIHPESQATVTRCSQPMVGVNGKRSKEDEKYLQTIMDANAQSHKLFIFDARPSVNAAANKMKGGGYESEDAYQNAELVFLDIHNIHVMRESLRKLKDIVYPNIEDSHWLSNLESTHWLEHIKLILAGALRIADKVESGKTSVVVHCSDGWDRTAQLTSLAMLMLDGYYRTIRGFQVLLEKEWLSFGHRFQLRIGHGDKNHTDADRSPVFIQFIDCVWQLTHQFPAAFEFNEYFLVTILDHLYSCLFGTFLCNSEQQRMKEEVPKRTVSLWSYINSQLEEFSNPLYVNFSNHVLFPVVSLRHLELWVGYYIRWNPRMRPQEPVHQRYKELLAKRAELQKRVDELQRDVTNRSASSSSDRAGSPTRSITPVQTFV